A stretch of Macadamia integrifolia cultivar HAES 741 chromosome 7, SCU_Mint_v3, whole genome shotgun sequence DNA encodes these proteins:
- the LOC122083642 gene encoding EEF1A lysine methyltransferase 4 — protein sequence MAAKQSSAVAKKAEVGPSTVLAYLDTHYWDDRFSSEEHYEWLKDYSHFRHLIQEHVKPNASVLEVGCGNSQLCEELYKDGITEITCIDISAVAVENMQKRLLAKGFKDMKVLEADMLDLPFGNECFDVVIEKGTMDVLFVDSGDPWNPRPTTVTKVLAMLQGVHRVLKPSGIFISISFGQPHFRRPLFEAPEFTWSIEWETFGDGFHYFFYILKKGKRSTDCEGLNQRIDMPSICLLHEELENEDFIFRTNVDEWDS from the exons ATGGCCGCTAAGCAAAGTTCTGCGGTGGCAAAGAAGGCCGAGGTTGGTCCGTCGACTGTTCTGGCCTACCTCGACACTCATTACTG GGACGACAGGTTTTCATCTGAGGAGCATTACGAGTGGTTAAAGGACTATTCTCATTTCCGCCATCTCATTCAGGAGCATGTGAAACCTAATGCTTCT GTCTTGGAGGTTGGCTGTGGAAACTCCCAGTTGTGTGAAGAATTATACAAAGATGGGATTACTGAAATAACATGCATTGATATCTCAGCCGTTGCTGTGGAGAATATGCAGAAACGTTTACTTGCCAAGGGATTTAAAG ACATGAAAGTTCTGGAGGCTGACATGCTGGATCTGCCCTTTGGCAATGAGTGCTTCGATGTGGTTATTGAAAAGGGAACCATG GATGTATTGTTCGTGGACAGTGGTGACCCATGGAACCCAAGACCCACAACTGTAACTAAAGTATTGGCAATGCTGCAAGGTGTTCATAGGGTTCTGAAACCTAGTGGAATTTTCATCTCAATTTCTTTTGGTCAG CCACACTTCAGGCGTCCTTTGTTTGAAGCTCCAGAGTTTACCTGGTCCATCGAATGGGAAACTTTTGGTGATGGATTCCACTATTTCTTCTACATCCTGAAGAAG GGGAAGAGATCAACAGATTGCGAAGGATTGAACCAGAGAATTGACATGCCATCTATTTGTTTACTTCACGAGGAGTTAGAGaatgaagattttatttttcgaACAAATGTTGATGAGTGGGATAGTTAG